A genome region from Chloroflexota bacterium includes the following:
- a CDS encoding DUF2029 domain-containing protein: MRSQLLLGVLALAGLVFLVTFVRSLSGPAVDFDAYYEGGLAVRAGERPYALALRVAASGYAMGAPNTPDGNASAYVYPPLLALVVAPLTLLPIERATAVWSALLHLGVLAAAWLLADLFGPRDRRGRLLVFGLVLLWLLLFKPIRGALGYTRQVDVLLLLLLVVMAWGVARRRLDAAGLALGLAIAVKPFFVLIALYFLWKRAYRGFVVAGLTATICGLLPLVVLGALSEYLAIAAYWGGPTFAVSPVSQSFTSLLLRLFTESPFTVPVAVLPGLVLPLRVIYVVGVAFAILAVARPTRGLDPVTVVLEIGLFVLATMLIGPLAEESHLAYLALGLAGVGAAAVALSADDRHTAMILGGGFVGCTLLLHAPGLHELSWGNWQYLAAPLRFPYALVTGLYLYIQWAIGLLLLLALPWWYAAPTRHAVTERLRTLHELDALRQ; encoded by the coding sequence ATGCGCTCTCAGCTCCTGCTGGGCGTCCTGGCCCTGGCGGGGCTCGTGTTCCTGGTCACCTTCGTGCGGAGCCTGTCCGGCCCGGCCGTGGACTTTGACGCGTACTACGAGGGCGGGCTGGCCGTCCGGGCCGGCGAGCGTCCGTACGCGCTGGCGCTGCGCGTTGCGGCCAGCGGCTACGCCATGGGCGCGCCGAACACTCCTGATGGAAACGCGTCCGCCTACGTCTACCCACCGCTGCTGGCCCTGGTCGTGGCCCCGCTGACGCTGCTGCCCATCGAACGGGCGACGGCAGTCTGGTCTGCGCTGCTGCACCTGGGCGTGCTGGCGGCGGCGTGGCTGCTGGCGGACCTGTTCGGGCCACGGGACCGGCGCGGCCGGCTGCTGGTCTTCGGGCTGGTGCTGCTCTGGCTGCTGCTTTTTAAGCCGATCCGCGGGGCGCTCGGCTACACCCGCCAGGTTGACGTGCTGCTGCTGCTGCTGCTGGTCGTCATGGCGTGGGGCGTCGCGCGGCGGCGGCTCGACGCGGCCGGCCTCGCGCTCGGGCTGGCCATCGCGGTCAAGCCGTTCTTCGTGCTGATCGCGCTGTACTTCCTCTGGAAGCGGGCCTACCGAGGCTTCGTGGTGGCCGGGCTGACGGCGACGATCTGCGGCCTGCTGCCGCTCGTGGTGCTCGGTGCGCTGAGCGAGTATCTGGCCATCGCCGCCTACTGGGGCGGCCCGACGTTCGCGGTCAGCCCGGTCAGCCAGTCGTTCACGTCGCTGCTGCTGCGCCTGTTCACCGAATCGCCGTTCACCGTGCCCGTGGCGGTGCTGCCGGGCCTGGTGCTGCCGCTGCGCGTCATCTACGTCGTCGGGGTGGCGTTCGCCATCCTGGCCGTCGCGCGACCGACGCGCGGGCTCGATCCGGTGACGGTGGTGCTGGAGATCGGGCTGTTCGTGCTGGCGACGATGCTGATCGGGCCGCTGGCGGAGGAGAGCCACCTCGCGTACCTGGCGCTGGGGCTGGCCGGGGTGGGCGCGGCGGCCGTCGCGCTGTCCGCCGACGACCGGCACACGGCGATGATCCTGGGCGGTGGGTTCGTGGGCTGCACGCTGCTGCTGCACGCGCCGGGCCTCCACGAGCTGTCGTGGGGGAACTGGCAGTATCTGGCGGCCCCGCTCCGCTTCCCGTACGCGCTGGTGACCGGGCTGTACCTGTACATCCAGTGGGCGATTGGCCTGTTGCTGCTGCTGGCGCTGCCCTGGTGGTACGCCGCCCCGACGCGCCACGCCGTGACCGAGCGGCTGCGAACGCTCCACGAGCTCGACGCGCTCCGTCAGTAG
- a CDS encoding mandelate racemase/muconate lactonizing enzyme family protein has product MKIRDIKTFPTFIGRNQLIVKVETDEGIYGWGESGLSSRERAVEGAILHFREFLLGQDPMNIGALWQEMYRSNYFEGGRVLTAAISAIDIALHDIKGKALGVPVYQLLGGKQRDFIPLFATTAAPMGPRLIEDAKLLLSEGWNAIRTWMHAPDERDSAGRRVFEPRESIAETAKWLTTLREEVGPGPVLGIDYHHRLSVAEAASFCQRMPSGTLDFLEEPIRDETPEAYESLRTMADVPFAIGEEFASKWQFLPFIERGITQFARVDVCNVGGLTEAMKVAGWCEAHYIDLMPHNPLGAICTAATTHLAAAVTNFSWLESRTSPTESLGFNNPAFFPVQIEQQGSRYVVPTAPGLGVEFDEERALKEPFQIRHSPHLRRRDGSITNS; this is encoded by the coding sequence ATGAAGATTCGTGACATCAAGACCTTCCCTACCTTCATTGGCCGCAATCAGCTGATCGTCAAAGTCGAGACCGACGAGGGCATCTACGGCTGGGGCGAGTCCGGCCTGTCCTCGCGAGAGCGCGCCGTCGAAGGGGCCATCCTGCATTTCCGCGAGTTCCTGCTGGGGCAGGATCCGATGAACATCGGGGCGCTCTGGCAGGAGATGTACCGCTCGAACTACTTCGAGGGCGGGCGCGTGCTGACGGCCGCCATCTCGGCCATCGACATCGCCCTGCACGACATCAAGGGCAAAGCCCTGGGCGTGCCGGTCTACCAGCTGCTCGGCGGCAAGCAACGCGACTTCATCCCGCTGTTCGCGACAACGGCCGCGCCGATGGGGCCGCGCCTGATCGAGGACGCGAAGCTGCTGCTGAGCGAGGGCTGGAACGCGATCCGAACCTGGATGCACGCGCCGGACGAGCGGGACAGCGCTGGCCGCCGCGTCTTCGAGCCGCGCGAGTCGATTGCCGAGACGGCGAAGTGGCTCACGACGCTGCGTGAAGAGGTCGGGCCGGGGCCGGTCCTCGGCATCGACTACCATCACCGGCTGAGTGTGGCCGAGGCCGCCTCCTTCTGCCAGCGGATGCCCTCCGGCACGCTCGACTTCCTGGAGGAGCCGATCCGCGACGAGACGCCCGAGGCCTACGAGTCGCTGCGGACGATGGCGGACGTGCCGTTCGCCATCGGCGAAGAGTTCGCCTCGAAGTGGCAGTTTCTGCCGTTCATCGAGCGCGGCATCACCCAGTTCGCGCGGGTGGACGTCTGCAACGTCGGCGGTCTGACCGAGGCGATGAAGGTGGCCGGCTGGTGCGAGGCGCACTACATCGACCTGATGCCGCACAACCCACTCGGGGCGATCTGCACGGCGGCCACGACGCACCTGGCAGCCGCCGTGACGAACTTCTCCTGGCTGGAGAGCCGCACCTCGCCCACCGAGTCGCTCGGGTTCAACAACCCCGCGTTCTTCCCGGTCCAGATCGAGCAGCAGGGGTCGCGCTACGTGGTGCCGACGGCGCCCGGCCTGGGCGTCGAGTTCGACGAGGAGCGGGCGCTGAAGGAGCCGTTCCAGATCCGCCACTCGCCGCACCTGCGCCGGCGCGACGGCTCGATCACCAATTCGTAG
- a CDS encoding acyl-CoA dehydrogenase family protein, which translates to MTTVQPVVEAARALEPTVRAQADQIEREGRLPEGLVRALSEAGVFRMLVPKALGGLEVDPVTQLDVLEAISRGDGSAGWVSAIASGTAWTMAFLPPETAAEILADPHAIVVGTLGAPSGGRAVEVDGGYQLTGRWPFGSGSLHASWLVSRAVVYSGEAPKLDANGQPVTRVLVFPAAQATIIGTWDVTGLTGTGSHDYSVDDIFVPAVRSFGLSGEPSYHPGPLYLGRFFLLAHGAHAVGVARAAVDTLRETVRDKRQTGAGGDALVRDRPDVQLAVAQAEALVRAARAYLWETTQQVWDEACATGAIGAENRALARLANSASFDMALRAVDLAYSAGGGSAIYRRNPLQRYFRDIHTASQHSVVAASSLTQIGGALLAGSGLDRLTGRPLL; encoded by the coding sequence GTGACGACCGTACAGCCGGTGGTCGAGGCGGCGCGGGCGTTGGAGCCGACCGTCCGCGCGCAGGCCGACCAGATCGAGCGGGAGGGCCGCCTGCCGGAGGGACTCGTCCGTGCCCTCTCCGAGGCCGGCGTCTTCCGGATGCTGGTCCCGAAGGCGCTCGGCGGCCTGGAGGTCGATCCGGTCACCCAGCTTGACGTGCTGGAAGCGATCTCGCGGGGGGACGGCTCGGCCGGCTGGGTCTCGGCTATCGCGTCGGGGACGGCCTGGACCATGGCGTTCTTGCCGCCAGAGACGGCCGCCGAGATCCTGGCCGATCCGCACGCCATCGTCGTCGGGACGCTCGGGGCGCCGTCTGGTGGGCGGGCGGTCGAGGTGGACGGCGGCTACCAACTGACCGGTCGCTGGCCGTTCGGGAGCGGCAGCCTGCACGCCTCCTGGCTCGTCAGCCGGGCCGTCGTCTACAGCGGCGAGGCCCCGAAGCTCGACGCGAACGGCCAGCCGGTCACCCGGGTGCTGGTCTTCCCGGCCGCCCAGGCGACCATCATCGGGACCTGGGACGTGACCGGGCTGACGGGGACCGGCAGCCACGACTACAGCGTTGACGACATCTTCGTGCCGGCCGTGCGCAGCTTCGGGCTGTCCGGCGAGCCGTCCTACCACCCGGGGCCGCTCTACCTGGGCCGGTTCTTCCTGCTGGCGCACGGTGCGCACGCGGTTGGGGTGGCCAGGGCGGCGGTGGACACGCTCCGCGAGACGGTCCGCGACAAGCGCCAGACCGGGGCCGGCGGCGACGCCCTGGTGCGGGATCGGCCGGACGTGCAGCTTGCCGTGGCCCAGGCCGAGGCGCTGGTCCGCGCGGCCCGGGCCTACCTCTGGGAGACGACGCAGCAGGTCTGGGACGAAGCCTGCGCCACGGGGGCGATCGGCGCCGAGAACCGCGCGCTGGCCCGCCTGGCGAACAGCGCATCGTTCGACATGGCGCTGCGGGCGGTGGACCTGGCGTACAGCGCGGGCGGCGGCTCGGCGATCTACCGCCGGAACCCGTTGCAGCGCTACTTCCGCGACATCCACACGGCGTCGCAGCACTCGGTGGTGGCGGCCAGCAGCCTGACGCAGATCGGCGGGGCGCTGCTGGCCGGCAGCGGGCTGGACCGGCTGACGGGCCGCCCGCTGCTGTAG
- a CDS encoding D-glycerate dehydrogenase has translation MQAPTVVIPAPFNATLGLEERLTAAGYTVIVGPAGPREDWTPEEIERYAAADVILASPFQKFGADVLKAAKNLRLIGSPVIGFDHIDIDTATELGILVSNCPTEEIIVGMAESTVMLIAALSLELVRKQARIRAGGWRGPSDSHLVRGKTVGLVGYGRIGRAVAQRLQGWDVTIQIYDPYVPNSVPLDVLLQTSDVVSIHTPRTPETIGLIGAREIGLMKPSAILINTARGSIVDEVALAAAIDEKRIFGAAMDAWDQEPTNLDNPLFRCDPDRVILTPHSVGHSLEIGPAGVEMAFRTVTRVLEGELPESVANPQVIERWQARFGGRV, from the coding sequence ATGCAAGCACCAACGGTTGTCATTCCGGCCCCGTTCAACGCCACGCTCGGGCTTGAGGAGCGACTCACGGCCGCGGGCTACACCGTCATCGTCGGGCCGGCAGGGCCGCGCGAGGACTGGACTCCCGAGGAGATCGAACGGTACGCGGCTGCCGACGTGATCCTGGCCTCGCCGTTCCAGAAGTTTGGGGCCGACGTGCTCAAGGCCGCCAAGAACCTCCGGCTGATCGGCAGCCCGGTCATCGGCTTCGACCACATCGATATCGACACCGCCACCGAGCTTGGCATCCTCGTCTCCAACTGCCCCACCGAGGAGATCATCGTCGGGATGGCCGAGAGCACCGTGATGCTGATCGCGGCGCTCTCGCTGGAGCTGGTCCGCAAGCAGGCCCGGATCCGGGCCGGCGGCTGGCGCGGCCCGAGCGACTCCCACCTTGTGCGCGGCAAGACGGTCGGGCTGGTCGGGTACGGGCGCATCGGGCGGGCCGTGGCTCAGCGGCTCCAGGGCTGGGACGTGACGATCCAGATCTACGATCCGTACGTCCCCAACTCGGTCCCGCTGGACGTCCTGCTCCAGACCTCGGACGTGGTGTCGATCCACACGCCGCGCACGCCGGAGACCATCGGGCTGATCGGGGCGCGCGAGATCGGCCTGATGAAGCCGAGCGCGATCCTGATCAACACGGCGCGCGGCAGCATCGTGGACGAGGTCGCGCTGGCCGCCGCCATCGACGAGAAGCGCATCTTCGGCGCGGCGATGGACGCCTGGGACCAGGAGCCGACGAATCTCGACAATCCGCTGTTCAGGTGCGATCCTGACCGGGTGATCCTCACGCCGCACAGCGTCGGGCACAGCCTGGAGATCGGCCCGGCCGGCGTCGAGATGGCGTTCCGGACGGTGACGCGGGTGCTGGAGGGCGAGTTGCCGGAGAGCGTGGCGAATCCCCAGGTGATCGAGCGGTGGCAGGCGCGCTTCGGCGGCCGGGTATGA
- a CDS encoding thiamine pyrophosphate-requiring protein — protein MTVDARTAPGSGRAGAASVSSARLLPAANGAEALVQLLAAHGVEYLFLNPGTDTAPIQEAIVALGGQGHAAPKIVSCLYENVALAAAHGYFCVTRRPQAVLVHVDAGTQNLGGNLHNTQRAHAGVLILAGRTPYTVDGVAPGSRDRGIQWFQDQADQPGIVRGYVKWSHELGRTDTLNYLIPRAVQVAASEPAGAVYMTVAREVLMEPMDGVTVLPPERTRPAIIGPGDLDSLETLADWLVDAEHPLLIAGDVGRHPQAVASLQTLAETLGTIVNDKSGPLNLPLSHPLFRWDATAALREADVVLILDAQVPWVPKDATPSDAARIAQIDIDPVKASIPLWGFPVTLPLHGDTSKALPLLLSMVERRATPARQASWRARRERLEAATLARRADVTARLDGQRTQQPISPDWASAVLGELLPPDAIVAEEAVTNQTVVRRHIRREQPGTLFHPIGPGLGWAPGAAVGMKLAAPNRLVVAVVGDGSFVFSSPVAALYAAQQAGAPILTVVLNNSGYNASKQPIVGLFPDGASVQANAYPGVRFQQPPDYALLAQSCHAYGERVTDPSELHAAVKRAIAAVEGGQSAVLDVVVEPI, from the coding sequence ATGACCGTCGATGCGCGGACAGCCCCAGGCTCGGGCAGGGCCGGGGCGGCGTCCGTCTCCAGCGCGCGCCTGCTGCCGGCCGCCAACGGTGCGGAGGCGCTCGTTCAGCTACTGGCCGCGCATGGCGTCGAGTACCTGTTCCTCAACCCTGGCACCGACACCGCCCCGATCCAGGAGGCGATTGTCGCGCTGGGAGGCCAGGGCCATGCCGCCCCGAAGATCGTCTCCTGCCTCTATGAGAACGTGGCATTGGCAGCAGCCCACGGCTACTTCTGCGTCACCCGGAGGCCCCAGGCCGTGCTGGTGCATGTGGATGCCGGCACCCAGAACCTCGGGGGCAACCTCCACAACACCCAGCGTGCCCACGCCGGCGTGCTGATCCTGGCCGGCCGCACGCCGTACACGGTGGATGGCGTCGCGCCCGGCTCGCGGGACCGGGGCATCCAGTGGTTCCAGGATCAGGCGGATCAGCCGGGCATCGTGCGCGGCTACGTGAAGTGGTCGCACGAGCTTGGCCGCACCGACACCCTGAACTACCTGATCCCGCGCGCCGTCCAGGTCGCGGCCTCCGAGCCGGCCGGGGCCGTCTACATGACCGTCGCCCGCGAGGTGCTGATGGAGCCGATGGACGGCGTGACCGTCCTGCCGCCCGAGCGCACCCGGCCGGCCATCATCGGCCCCGGCGACCTCGACAGCCTGGAGACGCTGGCCGACTGGCTGGTGGACGCCGAGCACCCGCTGCTGATCGCAGGGGATGTCGGGCGGCACCCGCAGGCAGTCGCGAGCCTTCAGACCCTGGCCGAAACGCTGGGGACGATCGTCAACGACAAGAGCGGCCCGCTCAACCTGCCGCTGTCGCACCCGCTGTTCCGCTGGGACGCGACCGCCGCCTTGCGCGAGGCCGACGTGGTCTTGATCCTCGACGCGCAGGTGCCGTGGGTGCCGAAGGATGCGACGCCGTCCGACGCGGCGCGGATCGCCCAGATCGACATCGATCCGGTCAAAGCGTCGATTCCGCTCTGGGGTTTCCCGGTCACCCTGCCGCTGCACGGCGACACCTCGAAGGCGCTGCCGCTGCTGCTCTCGATGGTCGAGCGGCGCGCGACGCCCGCGCGGCAGGCGTCCTGGCGGGCGCGGCGCGAGCGGCTCGAAGCGGCGACCCTCGCCCGGCGCGCGGACGTGACGGCCCGACTGGACGGGCAGCGCACCCAGCAGCCGATCTCGCCGGACTGGGCCTCGGCGGTGCTCGGCGAGCTGCTGCCGCCGGACGCCATCGTCGCGGAGGAGGCCGTCACCAACCAGACGGTGGTGCGCCGCCACATCCGCCGCGAGCAGCCGGGCACCCTGTTCCACCCCATCGGGCCGGGCCTCGGCTGGGCGCCGGGCGCGGCCGTCGGGATGAAGCTGGCCGCGCCGAACCGGCTGGTGGTGGCCGTTGTGGGCGACGGCTCGTTCGTCTTCTCGTCGCCGGTGGCGGCTCTCTACGCCGCGCAGCAGGCTGGCGCGCCGATCCTGACGGTGGTGTTGAACAACTCGGGGTACAACGCCAGCAAGCAGCCGATTGTCGGGCTGTTCCCGGACGGCGCGTCGGTGCAGGCGAACGCCTACCCCGGCGTCCGGTTCCAGCAGCCGCCAGACTACGCGCTGCTGGCCCAGAGCTGCCACGCCTACGGCGAGCGCGTCACCGACCCGTCCGAACTGCACGCCGCCGTGAAACGGGCCATCGCGGCCGTCGAAGGTGGACAATCTGCCGTGCTCGACGTGGTCGTCGAGCCGATCTGA
- a CDS encoding DSD1 family PLP-dependent enzyme — MTIGGPVTDLDTPALLVDLDVLDQNIARMMGTFREHGVGWRPHTKAIKIPALAHKLIEAGAHGVTVAKLSEAEIMAAAGIKDILITGPVVGARKAARLAMLSKYAAPIGVVDCVEHIDMLDKAAQEHGATIRAVIEVDLGLKRCGVQPGEASVALAKEVHSRKGLTFEGMMAWEGHALRIQDQAEKQATVTEAVSKLLDTARDCKAAGLPVNIISCGGTGTYPFSAAVHGITEVEAGGGIYGDLVYRNAFNIDHPMAMTVLSTVLSRPIPGRIVCDSGFKSLSTQNMLPQPKGIEHVTGVRMSAEHASIDLDAPNTGVKVGDKVEWYVGYTDATVILHETMYGHRDGIVEVAWPVVGRGKLQ, encoded by the coding sequence ATGACGATTGGCGGTCCCGTCACCGACCTCGACACCCCGGCCTTGCTCGTCGATCTCGACGTGCTGGATCAGAACATCGCCCGCATGATGGGCACCTTCCGCGAGCACGGCGTCGGCTGGCGGCCCCACACCAAGGCTATCAAGATCCCTGCCCTGGCCCACAAGCTCATCGAGGCCGGTGCGCACGGTGTCACCGTCGCCAAGCTGAGCGAGGCCGAGATCATGGCCGCCGCCGGCATCAAGGACATCCTCATCACCGGGCCAGTCGTCGGGGCGCGCAAGGCCGCCCGCCTGGCGATGCTCTCGAAGTACGCCGCGCCTATCGGCGTGGTGGACTGCGTCGAGCACATCGACATGCTCGACAAGGCCGCCCAGGAGCACGGCGCGACCATCCGCGCCGTCATCGAGGTTGACCTCGGCCTCAAGCGCTGCGGCGTCCAGCCGGGCGAGGCGTCCGTGGCGCTGGCGAAGGAGGTCCACAGCCGCAAGGGGCTGACGTTCGAGGGGATGATGGCCTGGGAAGGCCACGCGCTCCGGATCCAGGATCAGGCCGAGAAGCAGGCCACCGTCACCGAGGCCGTCAGCAAGCTGCTCGACACCGCCCGCGACTGCAAGGCGGCCGGCCTGCCGGTCAACATCATCTCGTGCGGCGGCACCGGCACCTACCCCTTCTCGGCGGCCGTGCACGGCATCACCGAGGTCGAGGCCGGCGGCGGCATCTACGGCGACCTCGTCTACCGCAACGCCTTCAACATCGATCATCCGATGGCGATGACGGTCCTCTCGACGGTCCTCAGCCGCCCGATCCCCGGCCGCATCGTCTGCGACTCCGGCTTCAAGTCGTTGAGCACCCAGAACATGCTGCCGCAGCCGAAGGGCATCGAGCACGTGACCGGCGTGCGGATGTCCGCCGAGCACGCCTCCATCGACCTCGACGCCCCGAACACCGGGGTCAAGGTGGGCGACAAGGTCGAGTGGTACGTCGGCTACACCGACGCGACGGTCATCCTCCACGAGACGATGTACGGGCACCGCGACGGCATCGTCGAGGTGGCATGGCCGGTGGTCGGGCGCGGCAAGCTGCAATAG
- a CDS encoding phosphotransferase, producing MTGPAASGVRLPWEGLPDHVRQAVEGYLGSTVVAAVTQPGGFSPGVAARLTAADGQRVFVKAVSPHPNKDAPRFHRRERRIAAALPAAAPVPRLLWSLDEGDDGWVVLVFEDVEGRHPAVPWEPSELDRVLAALDDLARGLTPSPVPSEVSGTMPQWLERHGQGWQRLLAEPLPGLDGWSARHAHALAALEAQAPVAAAGDTLLHFDTRADNLLVTPEQVYVVDWPHARHGQAWVDPVFFAPSVAMQGGPDPESLLARTEAGRAADPAAVSAVIAAVAGFFTYQSLLPPPPGLPTLRPFQAAQGGIARAWLAQRTGWE from the coding sequence ATGACTGGCCCGGCCGCGTCCGGCGTCCGGTTGCCCTGGGAGGGCCTGCCCGACCATGTCCGGCAGGCCGTCGAGGGGTATCTGGGCAGCACCGTCGTCGCGGCGGTCACCCAGCCGGGCGGCTTCTCGCCCGGCGTCGCGGCCCGCCTCACGGCGGCTGACGGCCAGCGCGTCTTCGTCAAAGCGGTCAGTCCGCACCCGAACAAGGACGCGCCGCGCTTTCACCGCCGCGAGCGGCGGATCGCGGCGGCGCTGCCGGCCGCCGCGCCAGTCCCCCGCCTGCTCTGGTCGCTGGACGAGGGCGACGACGGCTGGGTCGTGCTGGTCTTCGAGGACGTGGAGGGGCGGCACCCGGCCGTGCCCTGGGAGCCATCCGAGCTTGACCGCGTCCTCGCCGCCCTGGACGATCTCGCCCGCGGCCTGACGCCCTCGCCGGTCCCTTCCGAGGTCAGCGGCACGATGCCTCAGTGGCTGGAGCGGCACGGCCAGGGCTGGCAGCGGCTGCTCGCCGAGCCGCTTCCTGGCCTGGACGGGTGGTCCGCGCGGCACGCCCACGCCCTGGCCGCGCTGGAGGCCCAGGCCCCGGTGGCCGCCGCTGGCGACACCCTGCTGCACTTCGACACCCGGGCCGACAACCTGCTGGTGACCCCCGAGCAGGTGTACGTGGTGGACTGGCCGCACGCCCGCCACGGGCAGGCCTGGGTCGATCCAGTCTTCTTCGCGCCGAGCGTGGCGATGCAGGGCGGGCCCGATCCTGAATCGCTGCTGGCCCGCACCGAGGCCGGCCGCGCCGCCGATCCGGCTGCCGTCTCGGCAGTGATCGCCGCCGTGGCCGGGTTCTTCACGTACCAGTCGCTGCTGCCGCCTCCGCCGGGGCTGCCCACGCTGCGGCCGTTCCAGGCAGCCCAAGGGGGTATCGCCCGGGCATGGCTGGCCCAGCGGACGGGCTGGGAGTGA